A genomic region of Daphnia carinata strain CSIRO-1 chromosome 5, CSIRO_AGI_Dcar_HiC_V3, whole genome shotgun sequence contains the following coding sequences:
- the LOC130696305 gene encoding homocysteine S-methyltransferase YbgG-like, with protein MASETPLILDGGLGSLLFSRGAFVKGDPLWSARCLTSAESDGRRQLRQAHLDYLAAGADVIKTNSYQMSSDHLRKCLPGLTQEESLEMMRDSVRIARDACRDYWQSIGGESSGKIEPKVAGSIGPYGACQADLSEYTGAYVDCMSEEDFIEWHRPRLMALLEAGVDYLAFETFPALLEANAILRLLQQEAPHMPAWISFSCKDEKHVCHGETLASAFEQIWTNKTEGLKAVGINCTPGRLIKPLLRSLGGVSNIPVILYPNREECLGEEDELILVYPKPDDKQNWKEDDLGKLAKEWLVIHPHIFAIGGCCFYHPSDIHNLSRAFGN; from the exons ATGGCCAGCGAGACGCCTTTAATTTTAGATGGAGGTCTCGGCAGCTTACTGTTTTCCAGAGGAGCTTTCGTTAAAGGCGATCCCCTGTGGTCAGCCCGTTGTTTGACGTCGGCTGAGTCGGATGGTCGCCGCCAGCTGCGTCAAGCCCACCTGGACTACCTGGCGGCTGGGGCTGACGTCATTAAGACCAACAGCTACCAAATGAGCTCGGATCATCTCCGGAAGTGTCTGCCCGGACTAACCCAG GAAGAGTCTTTGGAAATGATGCGCGATTCGGTTCGAATTGCTCGTGATGCCTGCCGTGACTATTGGCAATCCATCGGAGGCGAAA GCTCTGGTAAAATAGAACCGAAAGTGGCGGGGTCTATCGGCCCCTATGGAGCCTGTCAAGCTGATTTGTCAGAATACACTGGCGCCTATGTCGATTGCATGAGCGAAGAAGATTTCATCGAATGGCATCGGCCACGTTTGATGGCCTTACTCGAAGCCGGTGTAGATTATTTAGCGTTTGAAACATTCCCTGCCTTGCTAGAAGCTAACGCGATTCTTCGACTATTACAACAAGAGGCTCCCCATATGCCAGCTTGGATATCATTCTCCTGCAAG GATGAAAAACATGTGTGTCACGGAGAAACGTTGGCCAGCGCGTTCGAGCAAATTTGGACGAATAAAACGGAGGGTTTGAAAGCTGTTGGAATTAATTGCACTCCCGGAAGATTAATCAAGCCACTTTTACGGTCTCTTGGTGGCGTTAGCAATATCCCTGTGATTCTTTATCCTAATCGAGAGGAGTGCCTTGGTGAAGAGGATGAACTAATTCTTGTTTATCCGAAGCCTGACGACAAGCAAAACTGGAAAGAAGACGATCTCGGTAAGTTAGCCAAAGAATGGTTAGTCATTCATCCACATATTTTTGCAATCGGAGGATGTTGTTTCTATCATCCGTCAGACATTCATAATCTTAGCCGTGCGTTTGGCAACTAG